The DNA region TGGCAGAAAACACTATGTGTTTATGAATGATTTATCCATATTAAGTTTAACGGTTAGTGGGATTAGAACAAATCAGGCCAGTAAACTGACATCCATCTTTAAACAAAATTTGGAGGCTTATTTGGCTGTTGAGGAAATTCCTGATCACCTGGCGAACTATTATTTGGAAAAATGTAACGAGGACACAATCACCAAAACGGATAGTCGTTCTGTTATAAGTACCATGAATGACCTCATGCTTGTGATGAAGGCACTTGAAGTTGAGGGCAATGATTTTAGAAATAAAGACATACGGCATAAGTGGAATAATAGATCCATTTACAAACCCATCGACTACAAAGAACCAATCGAAGTATTTGTTAAAGAGCTTCAAACGAGGTTTGAAATGGAGAATTAGAGTCCTTTTTAGCTTAACCATTTTAGGGAGAGGAACGTTTGTCAGCGTCGCCTGATGATATAAGCCATTACCGTTACCGTATAGACAGTCATGTGAGCCTGTGATTTCGGACGTCGTGAATATACGAAACGTTATCAGAAACTCCCAATCAAAAAATAACAACATAGGAGTAAAATTATGACAATCATGTTCAAAGAAATAAAAGATATTGATAAACAAGCAATTCAAGAACTGTTTCACTCGGTGGACTGGAAATCAGGAGATTTCCCAGAAGATCTTAGACAAGCAATAAACAACTCGCATACGGTTATTACTGCATGGGATGATACCAGATTAGTTGGCTTAATAAATGCACTGTCTGACGGAGTGATGACAGTATATTTTCATTACATGTTAGTACATAAAGAATATCAATCATTAGGAATTGGAAAGAGAATGATGAAAAAAATGCTTAGTCGATATTCTAATATCAAAACAAAAGTGCTTATATCCTATGATAGTGCAGAAAAATTCTATGGAAAATTTGGATTTAAGCCAGAAGAAGGAACTAAAGCCATGTTTATTTCAGATATGGTATAGGATGTTGTGAGTTTATCAAAGAAGTTGGGAGCATTAGATAACACCATGTTCATGCGTACGGGGCATTGGCCCCTTGGTCCGAAAGAAGTTAGAAGTGAAATCGAAGAGGAAGTTCAGTAGCAAAGAAGCACATCCGTACCACCTAACCGCGCCGCTGCCAGTCGCATATTGCTCCTTTAAGGTGGTGGGTGGTATGAACACAACAACGTTAGGTGAAATTACTGCATATAAAAAAATAGGAGAATTTTAATGAACGATAAACTGAATAGTTTGTTTCTGGAATTAGAGATCATCAAAGAGACATATGTTGATCTAAGTACTTGGAATCTAGATAAAAAATCAAAAATGCCATGGACAGAATACAAGAAGGAATATGAAAATATTGGAGAAGTATTTGATTCTTCAGGATTTCGATCAATTCAAATAGAATTAATTGAGGAAGTTATATACTCAATTATGGAAATGCTCGATGGTTATAAAAATTTAAATTTTGAAGCAGATATAATTGATAAGAGCACAGGAGAATCGATAATAAAGAATGTTCAACTACATGATAAGTATAGGGATTACATTGAAGCTAAGAAACAATCGTGAGGATTTCGAGAGGGCATTAATATCATCTAACATCACATTCAACATATCGGGCGGGGACAAGCCCAAACCCTTGGTCCGGAAGAGGCATTTCGAGGATGTGATTTCACCGGACACATTCAACCGGCTAGCTAAGTGGCAGAACCACCGGCAGCTACGCTCCTTAAGCCGCTT from Paenibacillus sp. JNUCC-31 includes:
- a CDS encoding DUF6933 domain-containing protein, which gives rise to MIIFKPTQLTLKDLNVKLETIKETDAFFSWHVNFFTLYGRKHYVFMNDLSILSLTVSGIRTNQASKLTSIFKQNLEAYLAVEEIPDHLANYYLEKCNEDTITKTDSRSVISTMNDLMLVMKALEVEGNDFRNKDIRHKWNNRSIYKPIDYKEPIEVFVKELQTRFEMEN
- a CDS encoding GNAT family N-acetyltransferase — translated: MTIMFKEIKDIDKQAIQELFHSVDWKSGDFPEDLRQAINNSHTVITAWDDTRLVGLINALSDGVMTVYFHYMLVHKEYQSLGIGKRMMKKMLSRYSNIKTKVLISYDSAEKFYGKFGFKPEEGTKAMFISDMV